A portion of the Podospora pseudoanserina strain CBS 124.78 chromosome 2, whole genome shotgun sequence genome contains these proteins:
- a CDS encoding hypothetical protein (EggNog:ENOG503P6UA): MSRKADFKSTETQQRLLAALIASQVQNMSIDYKKIGVMVGMTASAAEHRFRGVNAQAKGLRLAYELHAEGRGPPPSEYDFTKITSNVWGRGGPRAEDLQKYFGASTEQGLQYHFRAIKQQANVLKEAVESGQDPADAFEEYLQNGGHSVRKGVSVKGGTTKAAKAATGARASPAKPAPTRKRAAAAPAPKTPHKSPTKKQKVKGEPDVTSLDDEPELVFPLDDSPALPKVLDSPEVVTSSSDVDSPEVNYDALDEEAPKPKANSPWKKMAGQIGRPGQWSNLMTGERAKLKSKNDQVMAQHAANGNVIDLDSSSSPDNALPGLHDSASSTPTCPQRIKKQGGAQPPSTPGFKFDNIDINDGGDEDDEMEDDDEDDGAI, translated from the exons ATGTCGCGCAAGGCCGATTTCAAGAGTACCGAAACCCAACAGCGCTTGCTCGCTGCTCTCATTGCGAGTCAAGTCCAGAACATGTCTATTGATTACAAGA AGATTGGTGTCATGGTGGGCATGaccgcctcggccgccgaACACCGCTTCCGTGGTGTCAACGCTCAAGCGAAGGGTCTTCGTCTTGCTTATGAGCTTCATGCAGAGGGCCGGggccctcctccctcggAGTATGATTTCACCAAGATCACCTCCAACGTGTGGGGTAGAGGAGGTCCTCGGGCTGAAG ATCTCCAGAAGTACTTTGGTGCTTCCACGGAGCAAGGTCTTCAGTACCACTTCAGAGCGATCAAGCAGCAGGCGAACGTGCTTAAGGAGGCCGTAGAGAGCGGACAAGACCCTGCCGACGCGTTTGAAGAGTATCTCCAGAACGGCGGCCACAGCGTTCGAAAGGGCGTCAGCGTGAAAGGCGGCACCACCAAGGCTGCCAAAGCCGCCACCGGAGCCAGAGCCTCCCCTGCGAAGCCTGCTCCCACCAGAAAGCGTGCTGCCGCCGCACCTGCTCCCAAGACGCCCCACAAGTCCCCcaccaagaagcagaaggtCAAGGGGGAGCCGGACGTCACCTCGCTCGATGATGAGCCCGAGCTCGTCTTCCCCCTTGATGATTCCCCCGCCTTGCCCAAGGTTCTCGACTCGCCCGAGGTTgtcacctcatcctccgacGTCGACTCGCCTGAAGTTAACTACGATGCtctcgacgaggaggcccCCAAGCCGAAGGCGAACTCGccctggaagaagatggctgGCCAGATTGGTAGGCCGGGCCAGTGGTCGAACCTCATGACTGGCGAGAGGGCCAAGTTGAAGTCCAAGAACGACCAGGTCATGGCCCAGCACGCGGCCAACGGCAACGTTATCGATCTCgactcttcctcttctcccgaTAATGCGCTCCCTGGTCTCCATGATTCTGCCTCCTCTACACCCACTTGCCCCCAGCGCATCAAGAAACAGGGCGGTGCTCAACCCCCTAGCACCCCGGGCTTCAAATTCGACAACATTGACATCAACGACggtggagatgaggatgatgagatggaggatgatgacgaggatgatggtgctATTTGA